The following coding sequences lie in one Notolabrus celidotus isolate fNotCel1 chromosome 20, fNotCel1.pri, whole genome shotgun sequence genomic window:
- the LOC117832785 gene encoding serine/threonine-protein kinase SBK1-like, translated as MTSSPHGSRASMDILDELQLIAAQNLEKLDLNKYYEVVCELGKGTYGKVDLVVHKIRGTKMALKFLRKKTTKLKSFLREYSVSLYLSPCPFIINMFGIAFETDEYYIFAQEYALAGDLFDIIPPQVGLPEMVAKRCVHQVAIALDYLHSKKLVHRDIKPENILIFDKECRKVKLSDFGMTRQAGSPVKRVSGTIPYTAPELCDTSRHEGFFVDFSTDVWAFGVLLFCMLTGNFPWEKAMPGDNFFEEFVRWQRRRTAMVPSQWRRFTDDSLRMFRRLLSVEQERRCSVKEVFNFLGHIWMVDTENGNGGSYILASNAPLDISSSSSEEDVLVDRLKQHSLSPAYVASKSSIMMDTHYSAMSTNSSPSSSGSYERVNRENNERGRILVTTPIEICV; from the exons ATGACTTCCTCTCCTCACGGCTCCAGGGCCTCTATGGACATcctggatgagctgcagctgATCGCGGCTCAGAACCTGGAGAAACTGGACCTGAACAAATACTATGAGGTGGTCTGTGAGCTTGGCAAGGGCACATACGGGAAGGTGGATCTGGTTGTACACAAGATCAGAG GCACTAAAATGGCCCTGAAATTTCTGAGGAAGAAGACGACAAAGCTGAAGAGCTTTCTTCGGGAGTACAGCGTGTCGCTCTACCTGTCGCCTTGCCCCTTCATCATCAACATGTTCGGCATTGCCTTCGAGACCGACGAGTACTACATCTTCGCTCAGGAGTATGCCCTCGCTGGGGACCTGTTCGACATCATCCCGCCTCAG GTGGGACTCCCGGAGATGGTGGCAAAGCGTTGCGTCCACCAGGTGGCAATCGCCCTGGACTACCTGCACAGTAAGAAGCTGGTCCACCGAGACATCAAACCTGAGAACATCCTCATTTTTGACAAAGAGTGCAGGAAGGTGAAGCTGTCCGACTTTGGGATGACCCGACAGGCAGGCTCTCCGGTGAAGCGTGTCAGCGGCACGATACCGTACACAGCGCCCGAGCTGTGTGACACATCCCGGCATGAGGGTTTCTTCGTGGACTTCAGCACAGACGTGTGGGCGTTCGGGGTGCTGCTTTTCTGCATGCTTACTGGAAACTTCCCCTGGGAGAAGGCCATGCCCGGAGATAACTTCTTCGAGGAGTTTGTTCGCTGGCAGCGCCGCCGGACTGCCATGGTGCCGTCACAGTGGCGCCGTTTCACAGATGATTCTCTGCGGATGTTCCGGCGGCTCCTCTCTGTGGAGCAGGAGCGCCGCTGCTCAGTCAAAGAGGTCTTCAACTTCTTGGGCCACATCTGGATGGTGGACACGGAGAATGGGAACGGCGGCAGCTACATTTTGGCATCCAACGCTCCTCTGGACATTAGCTCATCTTCATCAGAGGAGGATGTATTGGTGGACAGACTGAAGCAGCATAGTCTGTCCCCTGCATATGTTGCATCAAAGAGCAGCATCATGATGGACACTCACTATTCTGCCATGTCCACCAACAGCTCTCCGTCTTCGTCTGGCAGCTACGAGCGTGTCAACAGAGAAAACAATGAACGAGGACGCATTCTGGTGACCACGCCCATCGAGATCTGTGTGTAG